In the genome of Perca fluviatilis chromosome 4, GENO_Pfluv_1.0, whole genome shotgun sequence, one region contains:
- the tmem128 gene encoding transmembrane protein 128 isoform X2, producing the protein MHIPRHPERGSLGQGHRSSIEARRLVSASGQEEKDAKPLPRINRHSIFWIVSSMGVTYYVDFLRNIIENNDIKSWWFNVGLILLGICLSLAMFCIVYLEWFKGIQHYEQEYPAIPPITTAAFIAASCSLNMALWPVWSFFTPLILFTQFMGVVMFISLLG; encoded by the exons ATGCACATTCCTCGGCACCCCGAACGAGGTTCACTTGGCCAGGGACACAGAAGCTCCATAGAAGCAAGACGCTTGGTGTCAGCCTCAG GTCAGGAGGAAAAAGATGCTAAACCTCTCCCTCGCATTAACAGACACTCCATTTTCTGGATCGTGTCATCTATGGGCGTGACGTACTATGTGGATTTTCTCCGCAACATAATTGAGAACAATGATATCAAAAG TTGGTGGTTCAATGTGGGTCTGATACTCCTTGGGATCTGCCTGTCTCTGGCCATGTTTTGCATTGTGTACCTGGAGTGGTTCAAAGGCATCCAGCACTACGAGCAAGAGTACCCTGCCATTCCTCCCATCACCACTGCAGCCTTTATTGCTGCATCTTGCAG CTTAAACATGGCCCTTTGGCCAGTGTGGTCCTTCTTCACTCCACTCATCCTCTTCACACAGTTCATGGGTGTGGTTATGTTCATCTCTTTGCTTGGATGA
- the tmem128 gene encoding transmembrane protein 128 isoform X3, whose protein sequence is MLNDSELATLRNRFKRDAEFLMQTTTNGDEDEKSQEEKDAKPLPRINRHSIFWIVSSMGVTYYVDFLRNIIENNDIKSWWFNVGLILLGICLSLAMFCIVYLEWFKGIQHYEQEYPAIPPITTAAFIAASCRLTPAAH, encoded by the exons ATGCTTAACGACAGTGAGTTAGCAACATTGCGGAATAGATTTAAGAGAGATGCGGAGTTTCTTATGCAGACAACGACAAATGGtgacgaagatgaaaaaa GTCAGGAGGAAAAAGATGCTAAACCTCTCCCTCGCATTAACAGACACTCCATTTTCTGGATCGTGTCATCTATGGGCGTGACGTACTATGTGGATTTTCTCCGCAACATAATTGAGAACAATGATATCAAAAG TTGGTGGTTCAATGTGGGTCTGATACTCCTTGGGATCTGCCTGTCTCTGGCCATGTTTTGCATTGTGTACCTGGAGTGGTTCAAAGGCATCCAGCACTACGAGCAAGAGTACCCTGCCATTCCTCCCATCACCACTGCAGCCTTTATTGCTGCATCTTGCAG ACTTACACCTGCAGCACATTGA
- the tmem128 gene encoding transmembrane protein 128 isoform X1, protein MLNDSELATLRNRFKRDAEFLMQTTTNGDEDEKSQEEKDAKPLPRINRHSIFWIVSSMGVTYYVDFLRNIIENNDIKSWWFNVGLILLGICLSLAMFCIVYLEWFKGIQHYEQEYPAIPPITTAAFIAASCSLNMALWPVWSFFTPLILFTQFMGVVMFISLLG, encoded by the exons ATGCTTAACGACAGTGAGTTAGCAACATTGCGGAATAGATTTAAGAGAGATGCGGAGTTTCTTATGCAGACAACGACAAATGGtgacgaagatgaaaaaa GTCAGGAGGAAAAAGATGCTAAACCTCTCCCTCGCATTAACAGACACTCCATTTTCTGGATCGTGTCATCTATGGGCGTGACGTACTATGTGGATTTTCTCCGCAACATAATTGAGAACAATGATATCAAAAG TTGGTGGTTCAATGTGGGTCTGATACTCCTTGGGATCTGCCTGTCTCTGGCCATGTTTTGCATTGTGTACCTGGAGTGGTTCAAAGGCATCCAGCACTACGAGCAAGAGTACCCTGCCATTCCTCCCATCACCACTGCAGCCTTTATTGCTGCATCTTGCAG CTTAAACATGGCCCTTTGGCCAGTGTGGTCCTTCTTCACTCCACTCATCCTCTTCACACAGTTCATGGGTGTGGTTATGTTCATCTCTTTGCTTGGATGA